A window of Lacibacter sediminis contains these coding sequences:
- a CDS encoding dioxygenase family protein, whose amino-acid sequence MKLIITFTFILLTNVPVSSCAQQQTSKDVKIDPGGCEGCEAIYESPIPFDKLEPMVWLPDWNLPGQKLAVNGTVYKADGKTPAEGVIIYIYHTDQTGIYPQKGDEKGWAKRHGYLRGWMKTDKNGFYKFFTLRPGSYPNSKNPAHIHITIKEPGKQEYWIDEFVFDNDPFLTQEERSRLKNRGGSGILTMKPGGSMVKAERNIYLGKNIPGYPK is encoded by the coding sequence ATGAAGCTTATCATCACATTCACATTTATTCTTCTTACAAATGTACCTGTAAGTTCCTGCGCACAACAGCAAACATCAAAAGATGTAAAAATTGATCCCGGTGGTTGCGAAGGATGTGAAGCGATCTACGAAAGTCCGATTCCATTTGATAAATTAGAACCGATGGTATGGCTTCCTGATTGGAATTTGCCGGGACAAAAACTGGCAGTGAACGGAACGGTGTACAAAGCTGATGGCAAAACACCTGCTGAAGGAGTGATCATTTACATTTATCACACTGATCAAACGGGCATTTATCCTCAAAAGGGTGATGAAAAAGGTTGGGCGAAACGACATGGCTATTTACGTGGCTGGATGAAGACTGATAAAAATGGTTTTTATAAATTCTTTACACTTCGACCAGGTTCTTATCCCAACAGCAAAAATCCGGCGCATATTCATATCACTATTAAAGAACCGGGCAAACAGGAATACTGGATCGATGAATTTGTGTTTGACAATGATCCTTTTCTGACGCAAGAAGAAAGAAGCCGATTGAAAAACCGTGGAGGAAGCGGCATCCTTACTATGAAACCGGGCGGCAGTATGGTAAAAGCAGAACGGAATATTTATCTCGGAAAAAATATTCCAGGTTATCCTAAATAA
- a CDS encoding YggS family pyridoxal phosphate-dependent enzyme, with translation MAVNTEAYQTVKQELDAKQVTLVAVSKTKPVEDIVELYDSGHRDFGENYVQELVDKQAALPKDIRWHFIGHLQSNKVKYIAPFVQLIHGVDSLKLLKEINKEAGKNNRIIDVLLQVHIAQEETKFGLNEEELNLIIQEFENLKMTNVRVCGLMGMASFSDDLEKVRSEFRYLKMLFNKSADKFTIHPSPFTILSMGMSGDYKVAVEEGSTMVRIGSLLFGARNSSK, from the coding sequence ATGGCAGTTAATACAGAAGCATATCAAACGGTCAAGCAGGAATTAGATGCAAAGCAGGTTACACTGGTAGCGGTTAGCAAAACCAAACCTGTTGAAGATATTGTTGAACTATACGATTCAGGTCATCGGGATTTTGGTGAGAACTATGTGCAGGAGTTGGTTGATAAACAAGCTGCATTGCCAAAAGATATCCGCTGGCATTTTATTGGTCACCTCCAAAGTAATAAGGTGAAATACATTGCACCGTTTGTGCAGTTGATCCATGGCGTTGACAGTTTGAAGTTGTTGAAAGAGATCAATAAAGAAGCAGGGAAGAACAACCGTATAATTGATGTGTTGCTGCAGGTGCACATTGCACAGGAAGAAACGAAGTTCGGATTAAATGAAGAAGAGCTTAATTTGATCATTCAGGAATTTGAAAATTTGAAAATGACAAATGTGCGTGTATGTGGTTTGATGGGGATGGCTTCGTTCAGTGATGATCTGGAAAAAGTAAGAAGCGAGTTTCGATATTTGAAAATGTTATTCAATAAAAGTGCTGACAAATTCACCATTCACCCTTCACCCTTCACAATTCTCTCCATGGGTATGAGTGGCGATTATAAAGTTGCAGTTGAAGAGGGAAGTACGATGGTGCGTATTGGCAGTTTGTTGTTTGGTGCAAGAAATTCTTCAAAGTAA
- a CDS encoding acyl-CoA dehydrogenase has translation MHFELTEEQLMIQKAARDFAKTECLPGVIERDELQKFPKEQISKLADLGFMGMMVKPEYGGSGMDTVSYVLAMEEISKIDASVSVCMSVNNSLVCYGLQEYGSEGQKQKYLTPLAQGKKDGELYIGAFLLSEPEAGSDATSQQTTADEKGDHYVINGIKNWITNGNSASVYLVIAQTDKSKGSKGINAFIVEKSWPGVSVGAKENKLGIRGSDTHSISFQDVKVPKENRIGEDGFGFKFAMKTLAGGRIGIAAQALGIASGAYELALAYSKQRKAFGKEIMHHQAIQFKLADMATKIEAARLLCLKAAWEKDNGIDYTLSSSMAKVFASEAAMWTATEAVQVHGGYGFVKEFHVERLMRDAKITQIYEGTSEVQRIVISRSILK, from the coding sequence ATGCACTTTGAATTAACAGAGGAGCAGTTAATGATTCAAAAAGCTGCCCGTGACTTTGCCAAAACAGAATGTTTACCCGGCGTTATTGAGCGTGATGAATTACAGAAATTCCCGAAAGAACAGATCAGTAAACTGGCCGATCTGGGTTTTATGGGCATGATGGTAAAACCGGAATACGGTGGTTCAGGCATGGATACGGTGAGTTATGTGCTGGCAATGGAAGAGATCAGTAAGATCGATGCGAGTGTAAGCGTGTGTATGAGTGTAAACAACAGTCTTGTTTGTTATGGTTTGCAGGAGTATGGAAGCGAAGGGCAAAAACAAAAATACCTGACGCCACTTGCGCAGGGCAAGAAAGACGGAGAATTATATATTGGGGCATTTTTGTTGAGCGAACCCGAAGCAGGAAGCGATGCTACTTCACAACAAACAACAGCAGATGAAAAAGGCGATCATTATGTCATAAACGGCATTAAAAACTGGATCACCAATGGTAACTCTGCATCTGTTTACCTGGTAATTGCGCAAACTGATAAATCGAAAGGAAGCAAAGGCATCAATGCATTTATTGTGGAAAAGAGTTGGCCGGGTGTAAGTGTTGGTGCAAAAGAAAATAAACTAGGTATTCGTGGAAGTGATACGCACAGCATTTCGTTCCAGGATGTAAAAGTGCCAAAGGAAAACCGTATTGGTGAAGATGGCTTTGGTTTCAAGTTTGCGATGAAAACATTAGCAGGCGGACGAATTGGTATTGCTGCGCAGGCACTCGGTATTGCAAGCGGGGCTTATGAATTGGCATTAGCTTATTCCAAACAACGCAAGGCATTTGGTAAAGAGATTATGCATCACCAGGCTATTCAGTTTAAGCTGGCCGATATGGCAACAAAGATAGAAGCAGCCCGTTTACTTTGTTTAAAAGCCGCATGGGAAAAAGATAATGGCATCGATTATACACTCAGCTCATCAATGGCAAAAGTATTTGCAAGCGAAGCGGCTATGTGGACAGCAACAGAAGCAGTGCAGGTGCATGGCGGTTATGGTTTTGTAAAAGAGTTTCATGTTGAACGGTTGATGCGTGATGCCAAGATCACTCAGATCTATGAAGGAACAAGCGAAGTGCAACGGATCGTTATCAGCAGAAGTATTTTGAAATAA
- a CDS encoding caspase family protein — MKAFVFISFISLILSVQSSAQTCLSGDCSSGFGKFKYENGDIYEGEFYDDKREGFGVYTWKTGEKFIGESLANTFSGFGVMEFKDGTKYIGDFKNGEFDGEGEKTYTNGTKQTGIFEKGKYLGKISYYGKAVGTTGCLNGDCEGGYGMKYYSGNDRYFGYFKTGKRDGYGAYYWDDGTRWVGQFEQNLLTGYGTYFFITGEKYVGYFIDSKRNGWGINYDPNTGVKKIGFWSDNNLITPKSTLVKTGGATGCISGDCKNGYGKYVYNNGYYEGYFKNGYRNGQGKYYFDIGDFYSGNFDDNKFNGKGTYYYTNGERYTGEWKDQRTHGKGELVQFDGTLKVGYWKEGTYQDKTTPPPGYDAWVRNNYQTGTGSGTIAANNKLPTTTNTNNKPAVTNPTNTKPNTTGTTTTGTNKPSGNNTNPTNNNKPTNNTANNNIVTTGSNTSGLVTTNFKRKMALIIGNQSYQYTTALKNPKNDARSMAQVLRSCGFEVIEVIDGSASQMKTAIRDFGAKIIGADVALFYYSGHGMQVDNFNYIIPVDFRLQTKADIKEDCPNINWVLNRMENAATKLNIVILDACRNNPFDRGSFGEDDANEGLASITPPDNTVISFATDPGSVASDGVAGTNGLYTGSLIKYIASPNMQLENVFKLTGREVREKSSGKQKPWLNTNFYDIFYFKMQ, encoded by the coding sequence ATGAAAGCCTTTGTTTTCATTAGTTTTATTAGCCTTATCCTTTCCGTACAATCCTCTGCACAAACCTGTCTTAGCGGCGACTGTAGTTCCGGCTTTGGCAAATTCAAATACGAAAACGGCGATATCTACGAAGGCGAGTTTTACGACGATAAACGTGAAGGCTTTGGTGTGTACACTTGGAAAACCGGTGAAAAATTTATTGGTGAGAGTCTTGCCAACACCTTCAGTGGATTTGGGGTAATGGAGTTTAAAGACGGCACAAAGTACATCGGCGATTTTAAGAATGGCGAGTTTGATGGTGAGGGTGAAAAAACATATACCAACGGTACAAAACAGACCGGCATCTTCGAAAAAGGAAAATACCTCGGTAAAATATCTTACTACGGAAAAGCAGTTGGCACCACAGGTTGCCTGAATGGCGATTGCGAAGGTGGTTATGGGATGAAATACTATAGCGGCAACGACCGTTACTTTGGCTATTTCAAAACCGGTAAGCGTGATGGTTACGGCGCTTATTATTGGGATGATGGTACACGCTGGGTTGGCCAGTTTGAGCAAAATCTGTTGACAGGCTATGGAACTTATTTCTTCATAACGGGAGAAAAGTATGTGGGTTATTTTATTGACAGTAAACGTAATGGCTGGGGTATTAATTACGATCCAAACACTGGTGTTAAGAAAATCGGATTTTGGAGTGATAATAATCTGATCACACCAAAATCAACGCTGGTAAAAACCGGCGGAGCAACAGGCTGCATCAGCGGTGATTGTAAAAATGGCTATGGCAAGTACGTTTACAACAACGGCTACTACGAGGGCTATTTTAAAAACGGTTACCGTAATGGACAAGGCAAGTATTACTTTGATATCGGCGACTTCTATTCAGGAAATTTTGATGATAATAAATTTAACGGCAAAGGAACTTACTACTATACCAATGGTGAACGCTACACCGGTGAATGGAAAGACCAGCGTACACATGGTAAAGGAGAACTTGTTCAGTTTGATGGTACGTTGAAGGTCGGTTACTGGAAAGAAGGCACCTACCAGGATAAAACCACGCCTCCTCCGGGTTACGATGCATGGGTGCGAAACAATTATCAGACAGGCACCGGCTCCGGAACAATTGCAGCAAATAACAAGCTTCCAACAACAACAAACACGAATAACAAACCTGCGGTTACAAACCCAACCAATACAAAACCCAATACTACAGGGACTACTACTACCGGAACCAATAAACCGAGTGGCAATAACACAAATCCGACCAACAATAACAAACCAACTAATAATACAGCTAACAACAATATTGTTACCACAGGTTCAAATACAAGCGGATTAGTTACAACGAACTTCAAAAGGAAAATGGCGCTCATCATCGGCAACCAATCTTATCAATATACTACTGCACTCAAAAACCCGAAGAACGACGCCCGTTCAATGGCGCAGGTGTTGCGTTCATGCGGATTTGAAGTGATCGAAGTAATTGATGGCAGCGCATCGCAAATGAAAACAGCCATCCGTGATTTTGGTGCAAAGATCATTGGAGCCGATGTGGCATTATTTTACTATTCAGGGCATGGTATGCAGGTCGATAATTTCAATTACATCATCCCTGTAGATTTCAGGTTGCAGACCAAAGCAGATATCAAAGAAGATTGTCCGAATATTAACTGGGTATTGAACAGGATGGAAAATGCAGCAACGAAATTGAACATTGTTATTCTGGATGCATGCCGCAACAATCCGTTCGATCGTGGTTCGTTTGGTGAAGATGATGCAAATGAAGGATTAGCTTCTATTACCCCACCAGATAATACTGTTATTTCCTTTGCAACAGATCCAGGCTCCGTAGCAAGCGATGGCGTTGCAGGTACCAACGGATTGTACACCGGCTCGTTGATCAAATATATTGCATCGCCCAACATGCAACTTGAAAACGTGTTTAAATTAACCGGTCGAGAAGTGAGAGAAAAATCAAGTGGCAAACAAAAGCCATGGCTCAATACAAACTTCTACGACATTTTCTATTTTAAAATGCAGTAA
- a CDS encoding methyltransferase domain-containing protein gives MSQTTLNAEYWSNRYQQQQTGWDIGYGSTPLVEYLQSLKDKSISILIPGCGNAYEAEWLLQHGFTDITVLDISPVLTAALAERFKGQPINIITGDFFEHNGQYDLILEQTFFCALDPTLRSRYVEHMHQLLKPGGELVGVLFNKEFEGGPPFGGSKAEYEELFSKHLHIKKMELCYNSILPRRGAELFFSADGKV, from the coding sequence ATGAGTCAGACAACACTCAACGCAGAATATTGGAGTAATCGTTATCAACAGCAGCAAACAGGTTGGGATATCGGTTATGGTTCCACTCCTCTTGTGGAATACCTGCAATCACTAAAAGATAAAAGCATTTCTATTCTTATACCCGGCTGCGGCAATGCTTATGAAGCAGAATGGTTATTGCAACATGGCTTTACCGATATAACTGTGCTGGATATTTCACCTGTGCTTACTGCCGCATTAGCAGAAAGATTCAAAGGGCAACCTATCAATATTATTACGGGTGATTTCTTTGAACACAATGGACAGTATGATCTTATTCTTGAACAGACTTTTTTCTGCGCACTTGATCCCACATTGCGAAGCAGGTATGTAGAACATATGCATCAACTCCTGAAACCAGGCGGTGAGCTCGTGGGTGTATTATTCAACAAAGAATTTGAAGGAGGGCCGCCATTTGGTGGCAGCAAAGCAGAATACGAAGAACTTTTCAGCAAACATTTACACATAAAAAAAATGGAGCTGTGTTACAACTCCATTCTTCCACGCCGGGGCGCTGAACTATTTTTTAGTGCTGATGGTAAAGTTTAA